One region of Nycticebus coucang isolate mNycCou1 chromosome 10, mNycCou1.pri, whole genome shotgun sequence genomic DNA includes:
- the LIN37 gene encoding protein lin-37 homolog isoform X2, which translates to MFPVKVKVEKSELEMAKARNQLDAVLQCLLEKSHMDRERLDEEAGKNPSDSHNKDCSIAATGKRPSARFPHQRRKKRREMDDGLAEGGPQRSNTYVIKLFDRSVDLAQFSENTPLYPICRAWMRNSPTVRERECSPSSPLPPLPEDEEGSEVTNSKSRDVYKLPPPTAPGPPGDPRSRIPSPLQPETQGTPDDEPSEPEPSPSTLIYRNMQRWKRIRQRWKEASHRNQLRYSESMKILREMYERQ; encoded by the exons ATGTTCCCTGTGAAGGTGAAAGTGGAGAAATCAG AGTTGGAGATGGCCAAGGCCCGGAATCAACTGGATGCCGTTCTACAGTGTCTGCTGGAGAAGAGTCACATGGACAG GGAGCGTCTGGATGAAGAAGCTGGGAAAAACCCCTCAGACTCCCACAATAA GGATTGCTCCATTGCAGCCACTGGCAAAAG GCCATCTGCCCGCTTCCCCCACCAgcggaggaagaaaaggagagagatggaTGACGGGCTGGCCGAGGGAGGGCCACAAAGATCCA aCACCTATGTGATCAAGCTGTTTGACCGGAGCGTGGACTTGGCACAGTTCAGCGAGAACACACCACTGTACCCGATCTGCCGTGCCTGGATGCGCAACAGCCCCACAGTGCGCGAGCGAGAATGCTCACCCAGCTCACCGCTGCCCCCACTGCCTGAAGATGAGGAG GGTTCAGAGGTCACCAACAGCAAGAGTCGTGATGTGTACAAGCTGCCTCCACCCACAGCCCCTGGCCCACCTGGAGATCCCAGATCCCGCATTCCATCCCCACTACAGCCTGAGACCCAGGGAACCCCCGATGATGAG CCTTCAGAGCCTGAGCCTTCACCCTCTACACTCATCTATCGAAACATGCAGCGTTGGAAACGCATCCGTCAGAG GTGGAAGGAGGCATCTCACCGGAACCAGCTTCGTTACTCAGAAAGCATGAAGATTCTACGGGAGATGTATGAGCGACAGTAA
- the LIN37 gene encoding protein lin-37 homolog isoform X1, which translates to MFPVKVKVEKSELEMAKARNQLDAVLQCLLEKSHMDRERLDEEAGKNPSDSHNKDCSIAATGKRPSARFPHQRRKKRREMDDGLAEGGPQRSNTYVIKLFDRSVDLAQFSENTPLYPICRAWMRNSPTVRERECSPSSPLPPLPEDEEVGSEVTNSKSRDVYKLPPPTAPGPPGDPRSRIPSPLQPETQGTPDDEPSEPEPSPSTLIYRNMQRWKRIRQRWKEASHRNQLRYSESMKILREMYERQ; encoded by the exons ATGTTCCCTGTGAAGGTGAAAGTGGAGAAATCAG AGTTGGAGATGGCCAAGGCCCGGAATCAACTGGATGCCGTTCTACAGTGTCTGCTGGAGAAGAGTCACATGGACAG GGAGCGTCTGGATGAAGAAGCTGGGAAAAACCCCTCAGACTCCCACAATAA GGATTGCTCCATTGCAGCCACTGGCAAAAG GCCATCTGCCCGCTTCCCCCACCAgcggaggaagaaaaggagagagatggaTGACGGGCTGGCCGAGGGAGGGCCACAAAGATCCA aCACCTATGTGATCAAGCTGTTTGACCGGAGCGTGGACTTGGCACAGTTCAGCGAGAACACACCACTGTACCCGATCTGCCGTGCCTGGATGCGCAACAGCCCCACAGTGCGCGAGCGAGAATGCTCACCCAGCTCACCGCTGCCCCCACTGCCTGAAGATGAGGAGGTG GGTTCAGAGGTCACCAACAGCAAGAGTCGTGATGTGTACAAGCTGCCTCCACCCACAGCCCCTGGCCCACCTGGAGATCCCAGATCCCGCATTCCATCCCCACTACAGCCTGAGACCCAGGGAACCCCCGATGATGAG CCTTCAGAGCCTGAGCCTTCACCCTCTACACTCATCTATCGAAACATGCAGCGTTGGAAACGCATCCGTCAGAG GTGGAAGGAGGCATCTCACCGGAACCAGCTTCGTTACTCAGAAAGCATGAAGATTCTACGGGAGATGTATGAGCGACAGTAA
- the PSENEN gene encoding gamma-secretase subunit PEN-2 — protein MNLERVSNEEKLNLCRKYYLGGFAFLPFLWLVNIFWFFREAFLVPAYTEQSQIKGYVWRSAVGFLFWVIVLTTWITIFQIYRPRWGALGDYLSFTIPLGTP, from the exons ATGAACTTGGAGCGGGTGTCCAATGAGGAGAAGTTGAATCTGTGCCGGAAATACTACCTGG GTGGGTTTGCTTTCCTGCCTTTTCTCTGGTTGGTTAACATCTTCTGGTTCTTCCGAGAGGCCTTCCTTGTCCCAGCCTACACAGAGCAGAGCCAAATCAAAGGCT ATGTCTGGCGCTCAGCTGTGGGCTTCCTCTTCTGGGTGATTGTGCTCACTACATGGATCACCATCTTCCAGATCTACAGGCCCCGCTGGGGTGCCCTAGGGGACTACCTCTCCTTCACCATACCCCTGGGCACCCCCTAA